The region ATGCCGGAACGGCAGCGACATGACCCCCATCTTGAGGTTGATGACCTCCGGTCCGGGATTCGGAGCAGCCCCCGCCGGAACGGCGGCACACATCCCGTACGGCAACAGTGCGATCATCGGCACCACCCATCGTTTCATCATCCGTCCCCTCCTCCTCGTGCGGCTTCGATGTACGTTTTTCGACAACCTGCCAAACCATTTCAATAAAAGAGAGACATTTCCCCTGCGGCACATTGCCACGCCGGCCGGACAGCGGGATGCCTCCCCACCTGCCGTCTTTCCGCTCTCCCCGGCGATCATGCCTCAGAGCGTGCCGCGCAGCTCCGCCATATCGAAGATCGGCAGTTGTGGCGCTTTTGCCCCCAGGAGTTCATCGACCAGCCACTGGGGTGCGCTTCGATAGCGCATTTTTGCGGCAAAAACCAGGGGGAGGCGGGCGGTTCCCGGCACGGAGAAGGTGAAATCTTCCAGGGAGTGCCCCCTCGGGCGGATCCTCTTGTCGGACAGGATCTGCACCGCCGCCGGCAGGAAGAAGGTCGGCTTGCGCTCCCTCCCCCCCTCGCCCAAAACGGTCTTGTAGATCACCGCCCCTGTGCGGATATTTCCCTTTTCATCCAGGTCCCCCGACCGGTACACGAGCTTGCCGTCCGCATCCGTGACCATGACATCCAGCCACATCTCCCGGACGTAGGTCAGGCCCGTGGGCAGATAGTGCCCCGCGCCGGAATTGGTGACCTTGAGCGTCAGCGTGGCAAGAGTCCCCTTCTGCACGGGGGAAGCCGAAACCTCTTCAATGGTGACGGCATTCTTCAGGCGGTCGGCAGCCATGGCGGCCTGGGGATTGTGGCCCAACAGGGCGGTAACTGCCAGGTTGCCCCCGACGAAGTTGTGCTGCCAGATGTGATCGCGCTTCTTGGCCCCCATCCCCTCGTCCGCCGAAAAACCGGGAAGGTCGGGACGGGGCGTGGAACCCGTGGCCGGGTGCTTCTCGTCCTGGCGCATATGGCAATCCTGGCAATGGGTCGAGGTCTC is a window of Geobacter sp. FeAm09 DNA encoding:
- a CDS encoding multiheme c-type cytochrome, producing the protein MKRSMLLLMTTLLTGSALAWAADDFRGWSRDHGKVSPTWVLPKKMAPQNMLWTVPDMAGSHKSGNFHEPDVCGGCHASIIGQWKGSMMGNAWNDPVFLSVYATYLKRAKTHDEQSETAMCSRCHTPIGYLDDDQARYLGGKLPAVSASGVSCDVCHSVAASAGTGNGAFILQPGNAAKDEAGTKFGPRSDAVSPFHGSAPSQLHTRSDMCGMCHDVGHAHNIMPIENTYTEWRQSPYNTGDSETSTHCQDCHMRQDEKHPATGSTPRPDLPGFSADEGMGAKKRDHIWQHNFVGGNLAVTALLGHNPQAAMAADRLKNAVTIEEVSASPVQKGTLATLTLKVTNSGAGHYLPTGLTYVREMWLDVMVTDADGKLVYRSGDLDEKGNIRTGAVIYKTVLGEGGRERKPTFFLPAAVQILSDKRIRPRGHSLEDFTFSVPGTARLPLVFAAKMRYRSAPQWLVDELLGAKAPQLPIFDMAELRGTL